The DNA segment TTCCGACCTGCTTGCAACCGGCCGCTAGGATACAATGCTGCCGTGGACGAACGTTTGCTGGCCCTGCCGATTTGCGATGATCGGCACGATTCGCCGGGGGAGCGAGCAGCGACGTTGGTCCAGGGGCAGCATCGTGGGATTGTATTCTCGTTTTATTTTGCCACGGATTCTTGAATTCGGCATGAGCCGGCCCGGCGTGATGCGCGAGCGACCGCGCGTCCTGGCCGATGCCCACGGCGAGGTGCTGGAAATCGGCTTCGGCACGGGCTTGAACCTGGCTTGCTATCCGCCGGCCGTGGACCGGCTGGTGGTGGTCGATCCGGTCGAGATGTTGAAGAAGCGCGTTGCCAAGCGCCTGGCCGCGGCGCCGATGCCGGTGGTCGTGGAAAAAGCCGATGGTGCGGCGTTGCCCTTCGATGCGCGACGCTTTGATTGCGTGGTCAGCACCTGGACGCTGTGTACGATCCCCAAAATCGATGACGCTTTGGCCGAAATCCGCCGCGTCCTTAAACCCGGCGGCCGATTCCTGTTTCTCGAGCATGGCCTGAGCGAGAACCCGCGCATGGCGCGGTGGCAAAACCGCGTCGATTGGCTGCAGACGGTCTTTATCGGCGGCTGCCATGTAAATCGTCGGATCGATCGCCTGGTCGCCGATTCGGGCATGTCGATCGAGCGGCTGGAACGATTCGAAATCTCAGACATGCCTCGTCACATGGCGGCCCATTACCTGGGCGTGGCGACGGTGGCATAGCGCCGAGAGGCGGTTGGCATAGCGCGGCAGGATCGTCGCACAGCGCAGGGGGATAGTGGCACAGCCCCTTGCGCCAGGGTACAAGAGTAGGAACAAGCCCGTTACATCCAAAGCCTCCGCATGACGCGAGGCCTGCCCAGCGCGGTCCCGCCCACAACGAGCATCGCTGCTTGCAAAGCGGCGGCATGCTCGCCTCAACCATCTGGAGAACACCCGATGACGTTCTCTCGCATGACGATCGTCTCTGTCGTCGCTCTCTCCATCGGTATCGTTACGGCCGTAGCGGTCCAGGCCGCTGATCCGTTGCCGATCGTCGCCGGCGTCGAGCTGCAACCGCTCAAGGCGCAGGTCGCCCGCGTGGTGCAGGCGTTGGATCTGGCGGGCGCGCCGCTGACGGCTGAGCAGAAGCAAGCGCTCGACGCGGCGATGGCCGAGATGGATCCCGCCAAGAGCCTGCTGGCGATTCAAAGTGTGCTCGATCCTTTGTGCCTGGCTGGGGTGACGATCAATCCCGAAAGCCGGGTGAAAGTGGCCGAGGGGCAAGCCGCCAAGGACCTGGTGCAACACGGTTGGCGCGTGTTTCTCGTCAAGGTCGCGAATGAAGCGGGCGTGACCGCGGCGCTGCAAGTCAGCAGCCCCAACGCCGCGAAGCTGCACAAGCCCTCGAGCGGCCACCCCGATCCGCCGCAGTCGATTTCGCCGCAGGATGTCAGTGAACGCTGGCTCGACGTTTCGCTCGCCAAGTCGCAGCCTTTGAACAAAGAACTGTCGGGCCTGCCGCTCGAATATCGTGTCATCGAACTCTATAGCCGCGACGTCGGGCAGCGCGAGGCAAAGCTGATGTTCGACGTCGGCCAGGGGACGCAAGACCTGGGCTTTCGCAATGAGTTGAACATCCTCTTTCAATGCGAGCCGGCCGTACACGTGGCGCTCGAAGTGTTGGACGACGACGGCAAACCGACGACCGGACAGTTCGTCTTTCGCGACGTGCTGGGCCGTGTTTATCCCTCGCGGGCACGACGCATGGCGCCCGATCTGTTCTTCCACGACCAGATTTATCGCCACAGCGGCGACATCGTACTGTTGCCTCCTGGCAAGTACTCGGTCACCTATTCGCGCGGACCGGAATATCGCATCCTCACGCGCGAGATCGACGTGCCGAACGCCGCCACGCATCGAGAAGTCTTTCAGCTGAAGCGCTGGATCAAGATGGCCGACCACGGCTGGTATTCCGGCGATCACCACGTACACAGCGCCGGCTGCGCGCATTACGAATCGCCCGAAGAAGGCGTCCAGCCCGAGGACATGATGCGACACATCCTGGGCGAGGATTTGAATATCGGTTGCGTGCTCTCATGGGGCCCGTGCTGGTACTTTCAGAAGCAATACTTCGAGGGCAAGGTCAGCGCGCTCTCCATGCCCCACAACCTGATGCGCTACGACGTCGAAGTGTCGGGCTTTCCCAGCTCGCATTGCGGGCACTTGTGCCTGCTGCGTTTGCAAGAGGACGACTACCCCGGCACGACCAAAATCGAAGAATGGCCGAGTTGGAACCTGCCGGTCTTGAAGTGGGGTAAGGAGCAAGGAGGCGTGGTCGGCTTTTCGCACAGCGGTTGGGGGCTGCAAGTGCCGGCCACCTCGCTACCGACCTACGACATGCCGCCGTTCGATGGCATCGGCGCGAACGAATACATCGTCGACGTCGTGCACGGGGCTTGCGATTTCATCTCGGCGGTCGACACCCCTTTCATCTGGGAAATGAATATCTGGTACCACACGCTCAACTGTGGTTACACCTGCCGGATCAGTGGCGAGACCGACTTTCCCTGCATTTATGGCGAACGCGTCGGCTTGGGACGCGCCTATGTAAAGCTCAAGGGGGACATGAACCAGCCGCTCGATTACGACCAGTGGGCACTCGGCATTCGCGACGGGCGTAGCTATTGCTGCGATGGCTTGGCGCATTTGTACGACTTCAAAGTCGGCGACCTGGGCGTGGGCGAGCCAGGTGCCGGCGGCCGCGCGAGCGTGCTCGCCGTGAAGTCGGGGGCCAGGCTGCCCATTCGCGTCAGTGCCGCGGCGCTCTTGGATGAAAAGCCGCGCGCGGACATCCGCCGCCGCAAGCTCGACCAGAAGCCGTACTGGCACGTCGAACGCGCCCGCGTCGGCGACACGCGCAAGGTCCCCGTCGAATTGATCGTCAACGGCGAGACGGTCGAGAAGCGCGAGATCGAAGCCGACGGCAGCATCAATGACCTCTCGTTCGAGTACGTGCCCAAGGCATCGTGCTGGGTGGCGCTGCGCATCTTTGCCGCGGCGCACACCAATCCCGTGTTCGTCGAAGTGGATGACAAGCCGATCCGCGCCAGCCGGCGCAGCGCCCAGTGGTGTCTGGACGCCGTCGACGTGTGCTGGAAGCAGAAGCTGAAGAACACCCGCGAGCCGGAACAGGCCGCCGCGGCAGCCGCGTACGAAACAGCCCGCGAGGCCTACCGCAAGATCCTGGCCGAGTCGCCGGCGGAGTAGGAAGCTGCTCTGATCGAAACGCGACCGAACGCCGCGGCGTGATGCTCTTAATCCTGATGTACGCGCGAACCTAGGCGTTCTCGCGTGTGTCTTGATCTTTCACTCCTGGCACCGCCGCCACGCGTCGCGCGCCGTCGGGGGTTCGCAGCGTCAAGAGCAAAACGCTTCGTTTTTCGACTCAGGGTGATTTCCCTAACAGCAAATTTGCTTGACCCTGCCGGAGTGATTTGCATAGTATGCCCATGTCGCGTGTGTCGTGGCTAACGTGGCCGCGACCGGACTAGAGGCCCGCCGTGATGCCGGTCTGGAATCGGCCGTCCAGCGGGGAGGCTCTAGAGGAAGGAGGTGGTCCCTATATGTGTAGTGATTTCCAGAGGTGGCTCGTCTGACGCTTCAGCCGACGGGCTGCTGAGCTCCGTTTAAGGAGCGCGTCAGGCAGCCGATTCTGTTGACGAGTCAATGAGTGTTCGTTGAGGAAGCCGGTCGGGTCTCTCGGTCGGCTTCCTCTCTTTTTCGACAGCTCTTTTCGGTAGCGAGCTGTTGCCAGACCGGAATCTACGGCCGAACCGGTCGTTCTTAGCCCAGCATCCTCGTTCGCGGTGCGAATTGCTTGCCGCCGTTCGCATACTCTGTCACGATGAGTGGTGGGAAGGCGAGGGAGCAACGGCCGATGTTCTGCCCGCTACGAGCACGGACGAAGTTGGTGCAATCGAGCGCGTTTTGTTGCGCGCTTTTCGGATCGGTGTCGCTCGATAATGACGCCGCGGGGCAGGCCACGCGTACGGTAACGCCGTCGGACGCACCGACGGCAAACGCGCAATCGCCCCGGGTACCGCTGACGCGATCAGCGACGGGCGCCTCGATCGGCGCGGGGAGTGTTCTCCGGCCCAGCGGCTTCCTCACCTACGACGCGTTCCCCTTCTCGCCCCTGTTTGGTTATCCGGCCGTCAACCTCGGCTTTCCGCAGCCGCTCGGCCATCAGATCATTTCGTATGGCGCGAACGGCTATATCTATCGGCCCGTGACCGATCTCGGCGCGTATTACGATCGCGCCGCGGCGGCGCTAAAGGCCGGCAACTACAGCCAGGTCTTGATCGAGCTGGATCCGGTGCTGAAGGAAATGCCGGAGGATGGCGACACCTGGATGCTGCAGGCGCAGGCACTTTTTGCGCTGGGGACGTATGGCAAAGCGGCCACCGCGCTGCACACGGCGCTGCGGCTTTTGCCGCAGTCGTCGTGGGGGCGCCCGGTGATGAAGGCGGGGGAATACTTTTCCTCGGAAGCTGAGTTCACCGCGCGATTACGCGCTCTCGAGGCCTACGTGCGCACGCACCCGCGCGAAGGGGCCGGACATTTCCTGCTCGGTTACTATTACGGCTATCGTGGCCATCCATCGCAGGCTGTAGCTGAGTTGCGCACGGCCTTGCAACTGGTCACCGGCGATGACGAATTGGCCAACGCACTGCTGGCGCCCCTGGGAAGCGCGCCTGCTGCGGACGATGCGGGCGAAAAACCGCGTCCGGCGCTCGACGAAGGCGACGGGCCGCGCGAATTCTGACCGCCGCACGGCTCTGGGCCTTGGCCAAAAACGGCCAGCCATTC comes from the Pirellulales bacterium genome and includes:
- a CDS encoding class I SAM-dependent methyltransferase, with the protein product MSRPGVMRERPRVLADAHGEVLEIGFGTGLNLACYPPAVDRLVVVDPVEMLKKRVAKRLAAAPMPVVVEKADGAALPFDARRFDCVVSTWTLCTIPKIDDALAEIRRVLKPGGRFLFLEHGLSENPRMARWQNRVDWLQTVFIGGCHVNRRIDRLVADSGMSIERLERFEISDMPRHMAAHYLGVATVA
- a CDS encoding CehA/McbA family metallohydrolase — translated: MTFSRMTIVSVVALSIGIVTAVAVQAADPLPIVAGVELQPLKAQVARVVQALDLAGAPLTAEQKQALDAAMAEMDPAKSLLAIQSVLDPLCLAGVTINPESRVKVAEGQAAKDLVQHGWRVFLVKVANEAGVTAALQVSSPNAAKLHKPSSGHPDPPQSISPQDVSERWLDVSLAKSQPLNKELSGLPLEYRVIELYSRDVGQREAKLMFDVGQGTQDLGFRNELNILFQCEPAVHVALEVLDDDGKPTTGQFVFRDVLGRVYPSRARRMAPDLFFHDQIYRHSGDIVLLPPGKYSVTYSRGPEYRILTREIDVPNAATHREVFQLKRWIKMADHGWYSGDHHVHSAGCAHYESPEEGVQPEDMMRHILGEDLNIGCVLSWGPCWYFQKQYFEGKVSALSMPHNLMRYDVEVSGFPSSHCGHLCLLRLQEDDYPGTTKIEEWPSWNLPVLKWGKEQGGVVGFSHSGWGLQVPATSLPTYDMPPFDGIGANEYIVDVVHGACDFISAVDTPFIWEMNIWYHTLNCGYTCRISGETDFPCIYGERVGLGRAYVKLKGDMNQPLDYDQWALGIRDGRSYCCDGLAHLYDFKVGDLGVGEPGAGGRASVLAVKSGARLPIRVSAAALLDEKPRADIRRRKLDQKPYWHVERARVGDTRKVPVELIVNGETVEKREIEADGSINDLSFEYVPKASCWVALRIFAAAHTNPVFVEVDDKPIRASRRSAQWCLDAVDVCWKQKLKNTREPEQAAAAAAYETAREAYRKILAESPAE